A single window of Salvia splendens isolate huo1 chromosome 6, SspV2, whole genome shotgun sequence DNA harbors:
- the LOC121806607 gene encoding probable methyltransferase At1g27930 has translation MQKSNNQSKKAWPLPLVAVGSIAAASLVLLLLAKNASAPYLCGASRPSATNLQLDAVLQYATSTVVPQQSLAEISVTSRVLRSLAPTNFLVFGLGRDSLMWASLNPHGKTLFLEEDPKWVQTVLGDAPALRAHTVPYRTQLSQADELMRHFRSEPDCSPSKSFLRGNDKCRLALNMLENEVYDTEWDLIMIDAPRGYFPEAPGRMAAIYSAAVMARNRKGRGVTHVFLHDVDRRVEQMYAEAFLCKKYRVKAEGRLWHFEIPPAADINTHFC, from the exons ATGCAGAAAAGCAACAACCAAAGCAAGAAGGCCTGGCCCCTGCCCCTAGTGGCCGTGGGATCGATCGCCGCCGCGTCGCTTGTACTCCTCCTCCTTGCCAAAAACGCCTCCGCACCATACCTCTGCGGCGCGTCACGCCCCTCGGCGACGAACCTCCAGCTGGATGCCGTGCTCCAGTACGCGACGTCCACGGTGGTCCCGCAGCAGTCCTTGGCCGAGATCTCGGTCACGTCCCGCGTCCTTCGCTCCCTGGCCCCCACGAACTTCCTCGTGTTTGGGCTCGGGCGCGACTCGCTCATGTGGGCCTCCCTCAACCCACATGGCAAGACGCTATTCCTCGAGGAGGACCCCAAGTGGGTCCAAACCGTCTTAGGAGACGCCCCCGCCCTCCGGGCCCACACCGTCCCCTATCGCACCCAACTCTCCCAGGCCGACGAATTGATGCGACATTTCCGCTCCGAGCCTGACTGCTCTCCCAGTAAATCCTTCCTACGTGGCAACGACAAATGCAG GTTAGCGCTGAACATGCTGGAGAATGAGGTGTACGATACGGAGTGGGACCTGATAATGATCGACGCGCCGCGAGGGTATTTCCCGGAGGCGCCGGGGAGGATGGCGGCGATATACTCGGCGGCGGTGATGGCGAGGAACCGGAAGGGAAGGGGCGTGACGCACGTGTTCCTGCACGACGTGGACCGGCGGGTGGAGCAGATGTACGCGGAGGCGTTCTTATGCAAGAAGTATCGAGTGAAGGCGGAGGGGAGGCTGTGGCATTTCGAGATACCGCCCGCCGCTGATATCAACACCCACTTTTGCTAG
- the LOC121806413 gene encoding protein ROOT PRIMORDIUM DEFECTIVE 1-like: protein MRFLNKITHASHSLFPGGPFTASIQIRFKKPANTAQTRLETRTLDSKLDRLASHHRRLLLILGLYDVVAAKKRGPYVSVNLLSRWALHAGFDTLTAGEILRKYPHVFKVFTHPVRRNACCTFTSKFVELLKLEDEVFITMEDANVIKIRKILAMSENGRVHIHAIRLMRRELGLPENFRDSIIRKRSEVFRMVDLEVVELIEGAVSFTAEVEKWREREYREKWLSEFETKYAFPISFPTGFKIVAGFKEKLKNWQRLSYLKPYEKTESVRVRVRVRTCGGVERYEKRAVGIIHELLTLTEEKMMDVERLAHFRKDLGIMVNVRELLLKHPGIFYVATKGKSQIVFLREAYKGDCLVEANAVYGVRRRMLELMLLGCGNTTKRKDEDEDREAEGRGDDEVFHQNQNGRTPVKDGDFVIPILQNYFK from the coding sequence ATGAGATTCCTAAACAAAATCACCCACGCATCGCACTCTTTATTCCCCGGTGGGCCGTTTACCGCCTCGATACAAATCCGTTTCAAGAAGCCTGCCAACACTGCCCAGACTCGTCTTGAGACCCGAACCCTCGACTCGAAGCTCGACCGCCTCGCCTcccaccaccgccgcctcctcctcatcctcggtCTCTACGACGTAGTCGCTGCCAAGAAACGCGGTCCCTACGTCTCTGTCAACCTCCTCTCCCGCTGGGCTTTGCATGCCGGTTTCGACACCCTCACTGCCGGCGAGATCCTCCGCAAGTACCCTCACGTTTTCAAGGTGTTCACGCACCCGGTGAGGAGGAACGCATGCTGCACATTCACTTCGAAATTCGTCGAATTGTTGAAGCTGGAGGATGAGGTCTTTATCACCATGGAGGATGCCAATGTGATTAAGATCAGAAAGATCTTAGCCATGTCTGAAAATGGGAGAGTTCACATACACGCGATCAGATTGATGAGACGGGAATTGGGGTTACCTGAAAATTTTAGGGATTCGATAATCAGAAAGCGTAGCGAGGTATTCAGAATGGTAGATTTAGAGGTCGTAGAATTGATCGAAGGGGCGGTAAGCTTCACAGCCGAGGTGGAGAAATGGAGGGAGAGAGAATACAGAGAGAAATGGCTGAGCGAATTCGAGACGAAATACGCATTCCCCATTAGCTTCCCAACAGGGTTTAAGATAGTTGCGGGGTTTAAGGAGAAGCTGAAGAACTGGCAGCGCCTTTCCTACCTGAAGCCTTACGAAAAGACGGAAAGCGtccgtgttcgtgttcgtgtccGCACGTGCGGAGGAGTCGAGAGGTACGAGAAGCGCGCGGTCGGAATCATCCACGAGCTCCTGACCTTGACCGAGGAGAAGATGATGGACGTGGAGAGATTGGCGCATTTTAGAAAGGATCTCGGGATTATGGTTAACGTGCGTGAGCTCCTTTTGAAGCATCCAGGGATTTTCTATGTGGCTACtaaaggaaagagtcaaattGTGTTTCTTAGAGAAGCTTACAAGGGGGATTGTTTGGTTGAGGCAAATGCAGTTTATGGTGTTCGAAGGCGGATGTTGGAGCTTATGTTGTTGGGTTGTGGTAATACGACGAAACGGAAAGACGAAGATGAAGACAGAGAAGCCGAAGGGCGCGGAGATGATGAAGTTTTTCATCAAAATCAGAATGGAAGAACACCTGTGAAAGATGGTGATTTTGTCATCCCAATCTTGCAGAATTACTTCAAATGA
- the LOC121807090 gene encoding uncharacterized protein LOC121807090 — protein MEPAAGDIAEDIARNRDRNRESHVIPVTTKNLIAQSLLQSSHLGNVPYGAFQKAEKEFGVSRKTVYKIWSEAKKQIQSGVPVNIANRVKGFKRKDQIQLDTNKARSLSILERGTIHKMAVKLELSKTTVGRMVKDGRLRPHTNAVKPLLTAANKLARMKWGLIHVQPVVFNGMLKYHTMHNVVHIDERWFFMTKATDRYYLLPDEEEPYRAIKSKRFITKVMFMCVVCRPHIAENGEVIFDGKIGIFPFTTKEPAKRGSKNRPRGTLETKPIQSVNKEVMRECLIQKILPAIKAKWPENISKEIFIQQDNARPHINHNDAEFQAVTNTEGFKFHIICQPSNSPDCNVLDLGFFRAIQSIQDDKVANGVDDLLRNVQSSFDELSAQTLNNVFLTLQGCLTEILKVEGGNGYKTPHMNKERLSRLGILPITLEVEEEIVKAAVAYLQQPDNDVSTSYDISGISTAVGF, from the exons ATGGAGCCTGCTGCCGGAGACATCGCCGAAGATATTGCCAGAAACAGAGACAGAAACAGAGAGTCACACGTCATACCAGTGACCACAAAAAATTTGATAGCTCAAAGTCTGCTACAATCGAGCCATTTAGGTAATGTGCCATATGGAGCTTTTCAGAAGGCAGAAAAGGAGTTTGGAGTGAGCCGGAAGACAGTCTATAAGATCTGGTCAGAGGCCAAAAAACAGATCCAGAGTGGAGTACCTGTCAACATAGCAAACCGTGTTAAAGGCTTCAAGCGCAAAGATCAAATTCAGCTTGATACTAACAAGGCAAGATCTCTTTCAATCCTTGAAAGAGGTACTATCCATAAGATGGCTGTGAAGCTTGAGTTAAGCAAGACTACCGTAGGCAGAATGGTGAAAGATGGTAGGCTCAGGCCACACACAAATGCAGTTAAGCCACTACTTACTGCTGCAAACAAATTAGCAAGAATGAAATGGGGTCTCATTCATGTTCAACCAGTGGTGTTCAATGGTATGCTCAAATATCACACAATGCACAATGTAGTGCACATTGATGAGAGGTGGTTTTTCATGACTAAGGCTACGGATAGGTACTACCTGCTGCCAGATGAGGAAGAGCCATATAGAGCTATTAAGTCAAAGCGGTTCATCACAAAGGTCATGTTtatgtgtgttgtgtgtagACCACACATTGCAGAAAATGGAGAAGTCATATTTGATGGAAAAATAGGCATTTTTCCATTCACTACTAAAGAGCCAGCAAAGAGAGGTTCCAAGAACAGACCAAGAGGCACCTTAGAGACCAAGCCCATTCAATCAGTGAACAAGGAAGTCATGAGGGAATGCCTCATTCAAAAG ATCCTACCAGCCATCAAGGCTAAATGGCCAGAGAATATAAGCAAGGAGATATTCATTCAACAAGATAATGCAAGGCCACACATAAACCACAATGATGCAGAATTTCAGGCTGTAACAAACACAGAGGGTTTCAAATTCCATATCATTTGCCAACCATCTAATTCCCCTGATTGTAATGTGTTGGATTTAGGTTTTTTCCGTGCCATCCAGTCTATACAAGATGACAAAGTGGCTAATGGAGTGGATGATTTGTTGAGGAATGTGCAAAGCTCCTTTGATGAACTTAGTGCACAAACACTCAATAATGTTTTCCTAACTCTTCAAGGTTGTCTTACTGAGATATTGAAGGTGGAAGGGGGAAATGGATACAAAACTCCACACATGAATAAAGAAAGGTTATCAAGGCTGGGGATACTTCCAATCACTTTGGAAGTTGAGGAAGAGATTGTCAAGGCTGCTGTGGCTTACCTCCAACAACCTGATAATGATGTCAGCACATCATATGACATCTCAGGTATCAGTACAGCTGTGGGCTTCTAA